TGGCCAAAAGAAAAACGCTTCCGGGCCTTTCGAAAATCACCAGGATACGATCGATATGCGACGACCCGCCGCACGGTTTTCATGAACCTCAGGAAAAACCTCTGGAAGCGGCTGAGGAACAGGAAGATGAGGATTTCGCGCTTGCGGCGGCAGAGAGATAGCCGACACAACTGATCCGTTTGGTTACATTCGTTTTCCCGCAATTGGGGCACACCGGTTTTTCTTCGTCCGAGGCGAATACCAGGCGTTCGAACACGCA
The nucleotide sequence above comes from Desulfatirhabdium butyrativorans DSM 18734. Encoded proteins:
- a CDS encoding FmdB family zinc ribbon protein, yielding MPIYEYECNECQCVFERLVFASDEEKPVCPNCGKTNVTKRISCVGYLSAAASAKSSSSCSSAASRGFS